The Solirubrobacter pauli sequence CTCGGCTACGTGCGCTCGGACGGCAAGCGGTTCGCGCTCACGCCGCGCGTGCTCGAGCTCGGCTACGCGTACCTGTCCAGCCTCTCGCTGCCGGAGATCGCCGAGCCCCACCTCGAGCGGCTCGCGGCCGAGGTGCGCGAGTCGAGCAGCGTCTCGGTGCTCGACGGCGACGAGATCGTCTACGTCGGCCGTGTGCCGACCAGCCGGATCATGCGCGTGTCGATCAACGTCGGCACGCGCTTCCCCGCCTACGCCACGTCGATGGGACGCGTGCTGCTCGCCGCGTTGACGGAGGCCGAGCTCGACGCGTACCTGGCGCGCGCGGAGCTGGAGCCGCTGACCGCGCGCACGCTCACCGACGCGGGTGCGCTGCGCGCCGAGCTCGACCGCATCCGCGCGCAGGGGTGGGCGCTCGTCGACCAGGAGCTCGAGGAAGGGCTGCGGTCGGTGGCGGCGCCGGTGCGCGGCCGCGAGGGGACGGTCGTGGCCGCCGTGAACGTCTCCGCCCACGCCAGCCGGGCCTCCCGCGAGGCCGTCCGCAAGACCCTGCTGCCGCCGCTGCTGGCCACCGCCGCGCGCATCGAGAGCGACCTCAAGGACGTCGGGACACCCCAGGCCCGCGCCTATCATTGAGGGCGATGGCACAGTGGTCGGAGATGGCCTTGCAGCGGCTTTCCGGCGCCGGCTACCGGCGCGGTGGCGCCCGTGAAGCCGTCATCGAGCTGCTCGACTCGCAGCCCTGCGCCCTCTCCGCGCTGGACATCGAGGACCGCTTGCGCACCGGGGAGGGACGGCGGGTCGGCCGCGCCTCGATCTACCGCGTCGTCGACG is a genomic window containing:
- a CDS encoding IclR family transcriptional regulator; protein product: MGERGEHFVQSLERGLAVIRAFSPEEPELTLSDVARRTGLTRAAARRFLLTLGDLGYVRSDGKRFALTPRVLELGYAYLSSLSLPEIAEPHLERLAAEVRESSSVSVLDGDEIVYVGRVPTSRIMRVSINVGTRFPAYATSMGRVLLAALTEAELDAYLARAELEPLTARTLTDAGALRAELDRIRAQGWALVDQELEEGLRSVAAPVRGREGTVVAAVNVSAHASRASREAVRKTLLPPLLATAARIESDLKDVGTPQARAYH